Proteins encoded together in one Triticum dicoccoides isolate Atlit2015 ecotype Zavitan chromosome 7B, WEW_v2.0, whole genome shotgun sequence window:
- the LOC119336881 gene encoding pre-mRNA-splicing factor syf1 homolog encodes MEIEVSADDVAYEEDVLRDPFRLSGWLRYLSARRAAPPAKRAAIYERALRALPGSYKLWHAYLTELGDAARALPVTHAAHAGLDAAFERALAAGMSRMPRVWHMYASSLLHQRLLTRARHVLDRALRSLPVTQHHHVWPLHLRLASLPDCPAPTAVRVHGRHLQFDPDHAEDFIAFLVSAGRWRDAAQHLAAAIDDEGFVSVKGTTKRQLLPDLCGLLAQHPEDVAGMPVDGILRGSIRKFPEEAGVLWTSLASHYARRGLHGKARDVFEEAMTTATTVKDFRMVFDAYLHFEHAMAAAELELCQADTVDVQDCWLADRDSIDLAMARLERLLERRPELLNSVLLRQNPHDIQVWHEQAKIFHKDPARHAATYAEAVRTVDPAKATGKPPHTLWLALAKMYEDRGSVDCARDVLHRATQANFTAAEHLAAVYCEWANMELRHQDPERAIDLIRQATTPPSIEATTRAAAAGGEDVRAKLHRCLKLWLVYLDLMTTHGSLESACAVYDKMHDLGVITPLLVLDHASLLEQHSRFEDAFRVYERGVRSFKHPHADAIWEAYLTRFVQRHGKSRPERVRDLFQAAVLQSPPERKKAVYLRYARFEEDFGLASRAMKVYEDAANAVPAGDRLGVYEVYVARATELYGLLKARDVYQQAIVGGGLPDEGARAMCVGFADLEIVLGEVARARALYAYAAAFTDPKVYPEFWKRWNDFEVLHGDEGTFREMLRVKRTMAAVARDGAGARGEIRTDAGVVEQGLRPCAGQRFDGAQQCKRIRLV; translated from the coding sequence ATGGAGATCGAGGTCTCGGCGGACGACGTCGCGTACGAGGAGGACGTCCTGCGCGATCCCTTCAGGCTGTCCGGCTGGCTGCGCTACCTGTCGGCTCGTCGCGCGGCGCCGCCGGCGAAGCGCGCGGCCATCTACGAGCGGGCGCTGCGAGCCCTCCCCGGGTCGTACAAGCTGTGGCACGCCTACCTCACGGAGCTCGGCGACGCCGCGCGCGCGCTGCCCGTCACCCACGCCGCTCACGCCGGCCTCGACGCCGCCTTCGAGCGCGCGCTCGCCGCTGGCATGTCCCGGATGCCGCGCGTCTGGCACATGTACGCCTCCTCGCTCCTCCACCAACGCCTCCTCACACGCGCCCGCCACGTGCTCGACCGCGCGCTGCGCTCGCTGCCCGTCACGCAGCACCACCACGTGTGGCCGCTTCACCTCCGCCTCGCCTCCCTGCCCGACTGCCCGGCCCCGACCGCGGTCCGTGTGCATGGCCGCCACCTCCAGTTCGATCCTGACCACGCGGAGGATTTCATCGCCTTCCTCGTCTCTGCCGGCAGATGGCGGGACGCCGCCCAACACCTCGCCGCGGCCATCGACGACGAAGGATTCGTGTCCGTCAAGGGCACAACGAAGCGCCAGCTACTGCCTGACCTGTGTGGCCTGCTCGCCCAGCACCCAGAGGACGTCGCCGGGATGCCGGTGGACGGAATCCTCCGCGGCAGCATCCGGAAGTTCCCCGAGGAGGCCGGCGTGCTGTGGACAAGCCTGGCCAGCCACTACGCGCGGAGAGGCCTCCACGGCAAGGCTAGGGATGTGTTCGAGGAGGCCATGACCACGGCGACCACCGTCAAGGACTTCCGGATGGTGTTCGACGCATACTTGCACTTCGAGCACGCCATGGCCGCCGCGGAGCTCGAGCTCTGCCAAGCGGACACCGTCGACGTCCAGGACTGCTGGCTCGCCGACAGGGACAGCATAGACTTGGCGATGGCGAGGCTGGAGCGGCTGCTCGAACGCCGGCCGGAGCTGCTCAACAGCGTCCTGCTGAGGCAGAACCCGCACGACATCCAGGTGTGGCACGAGCAGGCCAAGATCTTCCACAAGGATCCCGCGAGACACGCCGCGACCTACGCGGAGGCCGTCAGGACCGTCGATCCGGCGAAGGCGACGGGGAAGCCGCCGCACACGCTCTGGCTGGCTCTCGCCAAGATGTACGAGGACCGTGGCAGCGTCGACTGCGCCCGAGACGTCCTCCACAGAGCCACGCAGGCAAACTTCACGGCGGCGGAGCACCTCGCCGCGGTTTACTGCGAGTGGGCCAATATGGAGCTGAGGCACCAGGATCCCGAGAGGGCCATTGATCTCATCCGGCAAGCGACCACGCCACCATCGATCGAGGCCACGACGCGCGCCgctgctgccggcggcgaggaCGTTCGGGCGAAACTGCATCGGTGTCTCAAGCTGTGGCTCGTGTACCTAGACCTGATGACAACACACGGGTCGCTCGAGTCCGCCTGTGCCGTCTACGACAAGATGCACGACCTCGGCGTCATCACGCCATTGCTGGTGCTGGACCACGCGTCCCTCCTCGAGCAGCACAGCCGGTTCGAGGACGCGTTCCGTGTGTACGAGCGGGGCGTCAGGTCCTTCAAGCACCCGCACGCCGACGCCATATGGGAGGCGTACCTGACGAGGTTCGTCCagcggcacgggaagagcaggccgGAGAGGGTGAGGGACCTGTTCCAGGCGGCCGTCCTGCAGTCGccgccggagaggaagaaggccgTGTACCTCAGATACGCGAGGTTCGAGGAGGACTTCGGCCTCGCGAGCCGCGCAATGAAGGTGTACGAGGACGCCGCGAACGCCGTCCCTGCCGGCGACAGGCTCGGCGTCTACGAGGTGTACGTCGCGCGGGCTACCGAGCTCTACGGCCTTCTGAAGGCGAGGGACGTGTACCAGCAGGCGATCGTCGGCGGCGGGCTGCCCGACGAGGGCGCGAGGGCGATGTGCGTCGGGTTCGCCGACCTCGAGATCGTGCTCGGCGAAGTCGCGCGCGCTCGGGCGTTGTACGCATACGCGGCGGCCTTCACGGATCCCAAGGTTTACCCTGAGTTCTGGAAACGGTGGAACGACTTTGAGGTGCTACACGGCGACGAGGGTACGTTCAGGGAGATGCTCCGCGTGAAGAGGACCATGGCGGCCGTTGCCAGAGACGGAGCAGGGGCGCGGGGTGAGATCCGCACCGACGCCGGCGTGGTGGAGCAGGGGCTGCGCCCGTGCGCCGGCCAACGTTTCGACGGTGCTCAGCAATGCAAGCGGATACGTCTAGTGTAG